In Acinonyx jubatus isolate Ajub_Pintada_27869175 chromosome B3, VMU_Ajub_asm_v1.0, whole genome shotgun sequence, a genomic segment contains:
- the GPR33 gene encoding probable G-protein coupled receptor 33, with amino-acid sequence MDLINFTNLLNVSTLVRNSTHFPAPASNVIIALLLYLSVIIGTVTNGLYLWVLFFKMKKTVNTLLFFHLIFSYFISILILPFIAASYLQDNHWSFGTAMCKVFNATLSTGMFASIFFLSAISVDRYLLTLHPVWSQLHRTPRWASRIILGIWISATALGMPYLVFRETHDDHKGRVTCQNNYAVSTNWESKKMHTFRKWIHVACFIGRFLLGFLLPFFTITLCYKRVANKMKERGLSRSNKPFKVMMTAIISFFVCWMPYHVHQGLILTKNQSVLLQLTLILTVITISFNAIFSPTLYLFTGEDFKNVFKKSILALFESTFSEDSLIERIQNLNSEAYI; translated from the coding sequence ATGGATCTGATCAACTTCACCAATTTGCTCAATGTCTCCACTCTAGTAAGAAACAGCACTCACTTTCCAGCTCCTGCCTCAAACGTGATCATTGCCCTTCTTCTGTACTTGTCAGTTATAATTGGTACCGTCACCAACGGGCTCTACCTATGGGTGCtctttttcaagatgaaaaagaCTGTCAATACGCTCTtattttttcatctcattttctcatattttatttcaatattgatTCTACCATTTATAGCTGCCTCCTACCTTCAGGACAATCACTGGAGCTTTGGAACTGCCATGTGCAAGGTCTTCAATGCCACTTTGTCTACAGGGATGTTCGcctctattttcttcctctcagcCATCAGTGTTGACCGTTACCTTCTCACTCTTCACCCAGTGTGGTCACAGCTGCACCGAACCCCACGCTGGGCTTCCAGGATCATCCTGGGAATCTGGATCTCTGCCACAGCCCTCGGCATGCCTTATTTGGTTTTCAGAGAGACACATGATGACCATAAAGGAAGAGTGACCTGCCAAAATAACTATGCTGTGTCTACTAACTGGGAAAGCAAAAAGATGCATACATTCAGGAAATGGATTCATGTAGCCTGTTTCATTGGCCGTTTTTTGCTAggcttccttctgcctttctttaCCATCACCCTTTGCTACAAAAGAGTAGCCAACAAGATGAAAGAGAGGGGCCTGTCTAGGTCCAATAAGCCCTTCAAAGTCATGATGACTGCCATTATCTCTTTCTTTGTGTGCTGGATGCCCTACCATGTGCACCAGGGCTTAATCCTCACTAAGAACCAATCAGTACTTTTACAGTTGACTCTGATACTTACAGTCATAACCATTTCTTTCAACGCTATTTTTTCTCCTACACTCTACTTGTTTACTGGGGAGgacttcaaaaatgttttcaagaagtCCATTCTTGCTCTGTTTGAGTCAACGTTCAGTGAGGACTCTTTGATAGAAAGGATACAAAACCTAAATTCAGAAGCCTACATTTAA